The Breoghania sp. genome has a segment encoding these proteins:
- a CDS encoding ABC transporter ATP-binding protein produces MADPLLEIAGLVTAYGPIEVLHGVDLSVGEGEIVTLVGANGAGKTTLMRCISGVQPIKAGTIRFAGVDLTKKADFARAGLGIAHSPEGRQIFGDLSVEENLALGGFHRKDDLTGDMEDVFGLFPILKDKRHLAAGGLSGGQQQMLAIGRAIMGRPRLLLLDEPSMGLAPVLVDQILEVITTLRDRGVTLLVVEQNAYAALSIADRGYVMETGKIALSGSAQDLIADPRVREAYLGA; encoded by the coding sequence ATGGCTGATCCCCTTCTTGAAATTGCCGGGCTGGTGACAGCCTACGGCCCCATCGAGGTGCTGCATGGCGTCGATCTCAGCGTCGGCGAGGGTGAGATCGTCACCCTTGTCGGAGCGAACGGCGCGGGCAAGACGACGTTGATGCGCTGCATCTCCGGCGTCCAGCCGATCAAGGCTGGCACCATCCGGTTTGCGGGCGTTGATCTGACAAAAAAGGCAGACTTCGCCCGCGCCGGGCTCGGCATCGCCCATTCGCCGGAAGGCCGCCAGATCTTCGGCGACCTCTCGGTGGAGGAGAACCTCGCGCTGGGCGGCTTCCATCGCAAGGACGACCTGACGGGCGATATGGAGGATGTCTTCGGCCTCTTCCCCATTCTGAAGGACAAGCGGCATCTGGCGGCAGGCGGACTTTCCGGCGGCCAGCAACAGATGCTCGCCATCGGTCGCGCGATCATGGGCCGTCCCAGGCTGCTATTGCTGGATGAGCCCTCCATGGGCCTCGCGCCGGTTCTGGTGGACCAGATCCTGGAGGTGATCACCACGTTGCGAGATCGTGGCGTGACCCTTCTGGTTGTGGAACAGAATGCCTATGCCGCGCTCTCCATCGCCGACAGGGGCTATGTGATGGAGACGGGCAAGATCGCGCTTTCCGGCTCTGCCCAGGACCTCATTGCGGACCCGCGGGTGCGCGAAGCCTATCTGGGAGCGTGA
- a CDS encoding TetR/AcrR family transcriptional regulator: MARTRAADYDDKRDAIHRAAARILSKADGKASMNQIADACGISKALLYHYFRNRDELIFDIIHTHLSEIDHTLHEEANGLKGRERLHKLSDALLTLYEDADDLHRLQLGALGALPDEDVQRIREVERAILGHFRSAVREIAPDLERPRMVAVTMGLMGMLNWAFTWFRSDGPLTRTEFARMATDMALSEIEKG; this comes from the coding sequence ATGGCACGGACACGGGCGGCGGATTATGACGACAAGCGCGATGCGATCCATCGCGCGGCTGCCCGCATTCTTTCAAAGGCCGACGGCAAGGCCTCGATGAACCAGATCGCCGATGCCTGCGGCATTTCGAAAGCGTTGCTCTATCACTATTTCCGCAATCGCGACGAACTGATCTTCGACATCATCCATACCCATCTGAGCGAGATCGATCACACGCTGCATGAGGAGGCCAACGGCCTCAAGGGCCGCGAGCGACTGCACAAGCTGTCCGACGCCCTGCTCACTCTCTATGAGGATGCGGACGATCTCCACCGCCTGCAACTGGGGGCTCTGGGCGCGCTGCCGGACGAGGACGTGCAGCGCATCCGCGAGGTGGAGCGGGCAATCCTCGGCCATTTCAGAAGTGCCGTGCGCGAGATCGCCCCCGATCTGGAACGGCCGCGCATGGTGGCCGTCACCATGGGGCTGATGGGCATGCTGAACTGGGCCTTCACGTGGTTCCGCTCCGACGGCCCGCTGACCCGAACCGAATTCGCCCGCATGGCCACCGACATGGCGTTGAGCGAGATCGAAAAGGGCTGA
- a CDS encoding ATP-dependent helicase: MSLIEPESPPSPTYLDRLNDAQREAVLHGDGRAADPLLVIAGAGSGKTNTLAHRVAHLIVKGADPRRILLMTFSRRAAQEMTRRVERITREVMGEKAAVLADGLTWAGTFHAIGARLIREYAPVIGLDEAFSIHDRADSADLMNLIRHELGLSNTKKRFPAKSTCLAIYSRAVNAQAELEAVLRASFPWCADWTAALKALFEGYVEAKQAQNVLDYDDLLLYWRGMVTDAGLGEVIGDRFDHVLVDEYQDTNRLQAAILAGMKPDGRGLTVVGDDAQSIYSFRGAQVRNILDFPQSFDPPARMVTLERNYRSTAPILAAANGVIALSKERHAKELWTERTSADKPRLVTVREENDQAAYICEEVLREREAGTALKSQAVLFRASHHSGPLEIELTRRNIPFVKFGGLKFLDAAHVKDTLAILRFADNLRDRVSGFRVLQLIPGVGPSTAGAVMDALAIAADAGEELAAFPIAAKSREDWADFVALFDDLRRKSGGWPAEIERVRRWYEPHLERRHEDADTRKADLAQLEQIAAAAPDRARFLTDLSLDPPDATSDKAGPPLMDEDYLILSTIHSAKGQEWKQVFVLNCVDGCIPSDLATGASEEIEEERRLLYVAMTRAKDALHLITPQRFYTHGQRSRGDRHVYASRTRFIDTSSLDLYERTSWPTAPRDYPDQARREALPQVDLKAKMKGMWR, encoded by the coding sequence ATGAGCCTTATCGAACCCGAATCGCCCCCGAGCCCGACCTATCTTGACCGCCTGAACGATGCGCAGCGCGAGGCTGTTCTGCATGGCGATGGACGGGCGGCCGATCCGCTTCTGGTGATCGCGGGTGCAGGCTCGGGCAAGACCAACACGCTCGCCCACCGTGTGGCACATCTGATCGTCAAGGGAGCAGACCCGCGGCGCATCCTCTTGATGACCTTTTCGCGCCGTGCGGCGCAGGAGATGACGCGTCGTGTGGAGCGGATCACGCGTGAGGTGATGGGCGAGAAGGCCGCCGTTCTGGCAGACGGGTTGACCTGGGCGGGGACGTTCCATGCCATCGGTGCGCGGCTCATTCGCGAATATGCGCCGGTGATCGGGCTCGACGAGGCGTTTTCGATTCATGATCGGGCCGATTCCGCCGACCTGATGAACCTCATCCGGCACGAACTGGGACTTTCCAATACCAAGAAGCGGTTCCCGGCCAAGAGCACCTGCCTCGCCATCTATTCGCGTGCGGTCAATGCACAGGCCGAGCTTGAGGCGGTTCTGCGCGCCTCTTTCCCGTGGTGTGCCGACTGGACAGCGGCGCTCAAGGCCCTGTTTGAGGGCTATGTGGAGGCCAAGCAGGCGCAGAACGTGCTCGATTACGATGACCTGCTGCTCTACTGGCGCGGCATGGTCACGGACGCGGGCCTGGGCGAGGTGATCGGCGACCGGTTCGATCATGTTCTGGTCGATGAATATCAGGATACCAACCGCCTTCAGGCCGCCATCCTGGCCGGCATGAAACCGGACGGGCGCGGGCTGACGGTGGTGGGCGACGATGCGCAGTCAATCTATTCCTTCCGCGGCGCGCAGGTGCGCAACATTCTCGATTTTCCGCAAAGCTTCGACCCGCCAGCCCGCATGGTGACGCTGGAGCGCAATTATCGATCCACCGCACCGATTCTTGCAGCCGCCAATGGCGTCATCGCGCTGTCGAAGGAACGTCACGCCAAGGAGCTGTGGACCGAGCGCACCAGCGCCGACAAGCCCCGCCTTGTCACGGTGCGCGAGGAAAACGATCAGGCCGCCTATATCTGCGAAGAAGTGCTGCGTGAGCGTGAGGCCGGAACCGCCCTGAAATCGCAGGCCGTCCTCTTCCGCGCCTCGCATCACTCCGGCCCGCTGGAAATCGAACTCACGCGCCGCAATATCCCCTTCGTGAAATTCGGCGGGCTGAAATTTCTGGATGCTGCCCATGTGAAAGACACGCTGGCGATCCTGCGTTTTGCCGACAATCTGCGCGATCGGGTGTCGGGTTTTCGCGTGCTGCAGCTCATTCCCGGTGTTGGCCCCTCGACAGCGGGCGCCGTGATGGATGCGCTGGCAATTGCCGCGGATGCGGGCGAAGAACTGGCCGCCTTCCCCATTGCCGCAAAATCGCGCGAAGACTGGGCGGACTTCGTTGCGCTGTTTGACGATCTTCGCCGCAAGTCCGGCGGCTGGCCTGCGGAGATCGAGCGGGTCCGGCGGTGGTATGAACCGCATCTGGAGCGCAGGCACGAGGATGCGGATACCCGCAAGGCAGATCTCGCCCAGCTTGAACAGATTGCAGCCGCGGCGCCCGACCGCGCGCGCTTCCTGACCGACCTCTCCCTCGACCCGCCCGATGCCACCAGCGACAAGGCCGGGCCGCCACTCATGGATGAGGACTACCTGATCCTCTCCACCATCCATTCCGCCAAGGGGCAGGAATGGAAGCAGGTTTTCGTGCTCAATTGCGTGGATGGCTGCATTCCGTCGGATCTCGCAACAGGGGCAAGCGAGGAAATAGAGGAAGAGCGACGACTGCTCTATGTGGCCATGACGCGGGCGAAGGATGCGTTGCATCTCATCACCCCGCAGCGCTTCTATACCCACGGCCAACGTTCTCGCGGGGACCGGCACGTCTATGCCAGCCGCACCCGTTTCATCGACACATCCTCGCTCGATCTCTATGAACGCACCTCTTGGCCAACCGCTCCGCGCGACTATCCCGATCAGGCGCGGCGCGAGGCGCTGCCGCAGGTTGATCTCAAGGCGAAAATGAAAGGGATGTGGCGCTGA
- a CDS encoding hemolysin III family protein — MTHDWAHIVSWHEDRLERIADAVVHFIGLALAVAGAVVLLIHAFGVAGPALSIAVCVYVTGLIAALTASSLYNMWPVSRAKWILRRFDHSAIFLLIAATYTPFIAQMPTGAVSIALMGSVWGLAVVGIILKIALPGRFDRVAVAAYLALGWCGVLVYPVIADALPASTLWLIALGGGLYSFGVIFYAWERLRFSKAIWHVFVLAGAACHFGAVFDSLAKLSHTV; from the coding sequence ATGACGCATGATTGGGCTCACATCGTTTCATGGCATGAAGACCGTCTTGAGCGGATTGCTGATGCCGTGGTGCATTTCATCGGTCTTGCACTGGCTGTCGCCGGTGCGGTTGTGCTCCTGATCCACGCCTTCGGTGTTGCGGGACCTGCGCTCTCCATTGCGGTCTGCGTCTACGTCACCGGCCTGATCGCGGCCCTCACGGCCTCCTCGCTCTACAACATGTGGCCGGTTTCAAGGGCCAAGTGGATCCTGCGCCGGTTCGATCATTCCGCCATTTTCCTGCTGATCGCTGCGACCTACACGCCCTTCATCGCGCAGATGCCGACAGGGGCGGTCTCCATAGCCCTGATGGGCTCTGTCTGGGGACTGGCGGTTGTGGGGATCATCTTGAAAATTGCATTGCCGGGACGGTTTGATCGTGTCGCGGTGGCTGCCTATCTGGCGTTGGGCTGGTGCGGCGTGCTGGTCTATCCGGTCATCGCCGACGCGCTTCCCGCAAGTACGCTCTGGCTTATTGCCCTCGGCGGCGGGCTCTATTCCTTCGGCGTGATCTTCTATGCCTGGGAGCGGCTGCGCTTTTCAAAGGCGATCTGGCACGTCTTCGTGTTGGCGGGCGCGGCCTGTCATTTCGGGGCCGTTTTCGACAGTCTGGCGAAGCTCTCCCACACGGTTTGA
- a CDS encoding dipeptidase, translated as MMTSLPIPVFDGHNDTLLRLELDAGSDQERSFFERAVHGHIDYPRARAGNFAGGFFAMFVPSKIARMKEYVAGDPANHAPITQNFALDMTQRLMAQAYALEAERPSVMTICRTSADLHAAMETNRIAMLLHIEGAEAIDPEFTVLEDLYSKGLRSIGLVWSRANIFGEGAPMRCPSSPDTGAGLTDAGKELVRACNKLGVLVDVSHLTEKGFWDVAKVSTKPLIATHSNAHAVCPSARNLTDRQLDAIAESGGVVGLNFHVAFLREDGRFNADTPLETMVRHVDHLVEKLGPEGVAIGSDFDGCLVPKPIGDVSGLPKLFQALREAGYGEELQHKIGSRNWLSVIERSGL; from the coding sequence ATGATGACATCGCTCCCAATTCCCGTTTTCGACGGCCACAACGACACACTCCTGCGCCTTGAACTCGATGCCGGTTCCGATCAGGAACGCTCGTTTTTCGAACGCGCCGTTCACGGCCATATCGATTATCCGCGCGCACGCGCCGGGAACTTCGCGGGCGGTTTTTTCGCCATGTTCGTCCCGTCCAAGATTGCCCGCATGAAGGAATATGTGGCGGGCGACCCGGCCAATCATGCGCCGATCACCCAGAATTTCGCGCTCGACATGACCCAGAGGCTGATGGCGCAGGCCTACGCGCTGGAAGCCGAGCGCCCCTCTGTCATGACCATCTGCCGAACCAGTGCGGACCTGCACGCGGCGATGGAGACGAACCGCATCGCCATGCTGCTCCATATCGAGGGAGCGGAAGCCATCGATCCCGAGTTTACCGTGCTTGAGGACCTTTACAGCAAGGGACTGCGCTCGATCGGGCTTGTCTGGAGCCGGGCCAACATCTTCGGCGAAGGTGCGCCCATGCGCTGCCCCTCCTCGCCCGATACCGGCGCCGGACTGACGGATGCGGGTAAAGAGCTGGTGCGCGCCTGCAACAAGCTCGGGGTGCTGGTCGATGTCTCGCATCTCACAGAAAAGGGCTTCTGGGACGTGGCGAAGGTCTCGACGAAACCGCTGATCGCAACCCATTCCAACGCCCATGCGGTCTGCCCGTCGGCGCGCAATCTGACGGACCGCCAGCTCGATGCGATCGCTGAAAGCGGCGGGGTCGTCGGGCTCAATTTTCACGTCGCCTTCCTGCGCGAGGATGGCCGGTTCAATGCCGACACGCCGCTTGAAACGATGGTGCGCCACGTTGACCACCTGGTGGAAAAGCTCGGGCCGGAAGGCGTGGCCATCGGGTCCGATTTCGATGGCTGCCTGGTGCCAAAACCCATCGGCGACGTATCCGGCCTGCCGAAGCTCTTCCAAGCTCTTCGCGAGGCGGGATATGGTGAAGAGTTGCAGCACAAGATCGGCTCGCGAAACTGGCTTTCGGTGATCGAACGCAGTGGACTTTGA
- a CDS encoding TRAP transporter substrate-binding protein has product MKFRTLIALATAAGVSICMAGAASAADVTLKLHHLLGPKAPAHTQMLEPWAKRVEDSSGGKIKIDIYPSMSLGGKPPQLVGQVRDGVVDIIWTVLGYTAGQFPRTEVFELPFIHTNNLVATNLAMREMLENGMLAEEFKDMHVITLHVHAGQAIHMVDTPVRKPEDLAGKKMRIPSRTGAWILEALGANPVGMPVPDLPQALSKKVVDGALIPFEIVRPLKIQELTQYQTEGEGRIRFGTTTFVIAMNKAKYESLPADLKKAIDDNSGIEFSKEVGRVWTKSEVGGVEALKEAGNEVIELSPEEIDAFKKQLEPVVDRWIADVESKGIDGRQLVDAARATIAKYADEK; this is encoded by the coding sequence ATGAAATTCCGCACGCTTATTGCGCTGGCGACAGCCGCCGGTGTCTCCATCTGCATGGCCGGCGCTGCTTCCGCCGCAGACGTGACCCTGAAGCTTCATCATCTGCTTGGGCCGAAAGCACCTGCCCATACCCAGATGCTGGAACCTTGGGCCAAGCGCGTGGAGGACTCCTCCGGCGGCAAGATCAAGATCGACATCTATCCTTCCATGTCGCTGGGCGGAAAGCCGCCGCAGCTTGTTGGGCAGGTGCGCGACGGCGTGGTCGATATCATCTGGACCGTGCTTGGCTACACAGCGGGCCAGTTCCCGCGCACGGAAGTTTTTGAACTTCCCTTCATCCACACCAACAATCTCGTCGCCACCAACCTGGCCATGCGCGAAATGCTGGAAAACGGGATGCTGGCTGAGGAATTCAAGGACATGCACGTGATCACGCTGCATGTTCATGCCGGACAGGCGATCCACATGGTCGATACGCCGGTGCGCAAACCGGAAGATCTTGCGGGCAAGAAGATGCGTATCCCGTCACGCACGGGCGCCTGGATTCTGGAGGCGCTTGGAGCGAACCCGGTCGGCATGCCAGTACCGGATCTGCCGCAAGCCCTTTCCAAAAAGGTCGTGGACGGCGCACTGATCCCGTTTGAGATCGTCCGCCCGCTGAAAATTCAGGAACTCACCCAGTACCAGACGGAAGGCGAAGGCCGCATCCGCTTTGGCACGACCACCTTCGTCATCGCCATGAACAAGGCGAAATACGAGTCCCTGCCCGCCGACCTGAAAAAAGCCATCGATGACAATTCAGGCATTGAATTCTCCAAGGAAGTCGGCCGCGTGTGGACCAAATCCGAAGTGGGCGGTGTTGAAGCCCTCAAGGAAGCCGGCAACGAGGTGATCGAGCTTTCGCCCGAAGAGATCGACGCTTTCAAGAAGCAGCTTGAGCCGGTGGTCGACCGCTGGATCGCGGATGTGGAAAGCAAGGGCATCGACGGACGCCAGCTGGTGGACGCCGCGCGCGCGACCATCGCGAAGTACGCTGACGAGAAATAA
- a CDS encoding TRAP transporter small permease — protein MSEPDSTINGPGKKGITLFAVASIAIRYWAIFGGLLITALVLMTTASVVSGFIFSKPFPGDFELVELGVAVAAFTFLPFCQLTGSNVTVDIFTAWASDRLIDGFKIIASLISGAFATLLITTMYDGMTYYRQYNEVTPILEVPIWSVFPPILFSLALLVLASLITLVVAVRGLARPASPRPTSPRL, from the coding sequence ATGAGCGAACCGGACAGCACCATCAACGGCCCCGGCAAGAAGGGCATCACCCTTTTCGCGGTCGCCAGCATCGCCATTCGGTACTGGGCCATTTTCGGCGGCCTCCTGATTACCGCGCTGGTTCTCATGACAACCGCGAGCGTGGTTTCGGGTTTCATTTTCTCCAAGCCGTTTCCAGGAGACTTCGAACTGGTCGAACTTGGAGTGGCGGTCGCGGCTTTCACATTCCTGCCCTTCTGCCAGCTGACGGGATCGAATGTGACGGTGGACATCTTCACCGCGTGGGCTTCCGACCGACTGATCGATGGCTTCAAAATCATCGCTTCGCTGATTTCCGGGGCTTTCGCGACCCTGCTCATCACGACCATGTATGACGGGATGACCTATTACAGACAGTACAATGAGGTCACCCCGATCCTCGAAGTGCCGATCTGGTCAGTGTTTCCGCCCATCCTGTTCTCGCTCGCATTGCTGGTGCTGGCCTCGCTCATCACCCTTGTCGTGGCTGTCCGAGGCCTAGCCCGCCCGGCATCGCCACGCCCCACATCGCCGCGCCTGTGA
- a CDS encoding TRAP transporter large permease, producing the protein MDSSLVIGFSGLGVLLALIAIRVPIAYSMILVGLGGAAVLSGPQIVLYQLKDLAYAQFSIYDLSVVPMFVLMGNFASRIGLSRDLFNAANAWLGRFRGGVAMSAVAACAGFGAVCGSSLATASTMGQVALPELRRLNYAPSLATGTLAAGGTLGILIPPSVVLVVYAIIVEANIVTMFMASLIPGLLAMVMFMITISIYCWFRPNAGPVGDPMTWAQRRQATVAVVPVLAIFGLVIGGIYVGAFNPTPAAAVGAFLVALYGIALGRMYMRTFVDALLDTAKTTGMIYLILLGAELLKIFLARGGVPQAAADAMLTSGLSPITILLLLLLALIILGCLMDSLSMILLAIPFFWPVLIGLDFGMDEESLKIWFGVIALVVVELGLITPPVGLNVFIINAIARDVPMSQTFKGVFPFFLTELVRVALLISFPAIILFLPNWLS; encoded by the coding sequence ATGGATAGCAGTCTCGTCATCGGCTTTTCCGGACTGGGCGTCCTGCTGGCGCTCATCGCCATCCGAGTTCCCATCGCCTATTCCATGATCCTTGTCGGTCTGGGCGGAGCCGCGGTCCTTTCCGGACCGCAGATCGTTCTCTATCAGCTCAAGGATCTCGCCTACGCGCAGTTCTCCATCTACGACCTGTCGGTGGTGCCGATGTTCGTGCTGATGGGCAATTTCGCCTCACGCATCGGGCTTTCGCGCGATCTCTTCAACGCCGCCAATGCGTGGCTCGGGCGGTTTCGCGGCGGGGTCGCGATGTCGGCGGTGGCCGCCTGTGCGGGATTTGGCGCGGTGTGCGGCTCTTCACTCGCCACCGCCTCCACCATGGGTCAGGTGGCGCTGCCGGAACTCAGACGTCTGAACTATGCCCCCTCACTCGCCACCGGCACGCTGGCGGCGGGCGGAACGCTCGGCATCCTCATCCCCCCCTCCGTTGTTCTCGTGGTCTACGCCATCATCGTGGAGGCGAATATCGTCACCATGTTCATGGCCTCGCTCATTCCCGGCCTGCTCGCCATGGTGATGTTCATGATCACCATCTCCATCTATTGCTGGTTCCGGCCCAATGCGGGCCCGGTCGGCGATCCGATGACATGGGCGCAGCGACGGCAGGCTACGGTTGCGGTCGTACCGGTTCTGGCGATTTTCGGCCTCGTTATTGGCGGCATCTATGTCGGGGCGTTCAACCCCACGCCGGCGGCGGCGGTGGGCGCGTTTCTGGTCGCGCTTTACGGGATCGCTCTGGGGCGCATGTACATGCGTACCTTCGTAGACGCCCTGCTCGACACCGCCAAGACAACCGGCATGATCTACCTGATCCTGTTGGGCGCTGAACTTCTCAAGATTTTCCTGGCCCGCGGCGGCGTTCCGCAGGCCGCCGCCGACGCGATGCTGACCAGCGGTCTCAGCCCCATTACGATTCTGCTGCTGCTCCTTCTGGCGCTCATCATTCTGGGCTGCCTGATGGACAGCCTGTCCATGATCCTGCTCGCCATTCCCTTTTTCTGGCCCGTGCTGATCGGGCTCGATTTCGGCATGGACGAGGAATCCTTGAAAATCTGGTTTGGTGTCATCGCTCTTGTGGTGGTGGAACTGGGACTGATCACGCCGCCGGTGGGGCTCAACGTATTCATTATCAACGCGATCGCGCGCGACGTGCCGATGAGCCAGACCTTCAAGGGCGTCTTCCCCTTTTTCCTGACAGAACTGGTGCGCGTGGCACTGCTGATAAGTTTTCCTGCGATCATTCTGTTCCTGCCAAACTGGCTCAGTTGA
- a CDS encoding IclR family transcriptional regulator, whose protein sequence is MATQHNNSVARAFAILDLFSESRPHLSAGDVAQELSLNNVTAHRFLHSLEAAGALVPVSRGTYRLGHLFVDLARRVTSHRALAETVQPVLDRVSDRLNESAMATVFEGDTVICLATTVPKRHLFVDLRPGMRLEAYCTSQGKVWLASLETKTLTKLLDQMQLKGLTSRTITSRDMLEQEIAAVREQGYAINDEEREEGLRTIAVPVLGHDGQMITGLSVYGPVTRMNNEALELAHAALREAADELVDALYGRNARRPQTPHR, encoded by the coding sequence GTGGCGACACAACATAACAACTCGGTCGCGCGCGCTTTCGCGATCCTGGACCTTTTCAGCGAGTCCCGCCCGCATTTGAGCGCGGGCGATGTTGCGCAGGAATTGTCACTCAACAACGTCACCGCCCATCGTTTCCTGCACTCGCTGGAAGCGGCAGGCGCGCTCGTGCCGGTCTCGCGCGGGACCTATCGGCTGGGACATCTCTTCGTCGATCTCGCCCGCAGGGTGACCTCGCATCGTGCGCTTGCCGAAACCGTGCAACCGGTGCTCGACCGGGTGTCGGACCGGCTCAACGAAAGCGCCATGGCGACCGTGTTTGAGGGCGATACGGTGATCTGCCTGGCGACCACCGTGCCCAAGCGCCACCTCTTCGTGGACCTTCGTCCCGGCATGCGGCTGGAGGCCTATTGCACCTCGCAAGGCAAGGTCTGGCTGGCGAGCCTCGAGACCAAGACGCTCACCAAGCTTCTGGACCAGATGCAGCTCAAGGGCCTCACCTCGCGCACGATCACCAGCCGCGACATGCTAGAGCAGGAAATCGCGGCAGTGCGCGAGCAGGGCTATGCGATCAACGACGAGGAACGCGAGGAAGGCTTGCGCACCATTGCGGTGCCGGTCCTGGGGCACGACGGGCAGATGATCACGGGACTTTCTGTCTATGGCCCGGTCACGCGCATGAACAACGAGGCGCTCGAGCTTGCCCATGCCGCCCTGCGCGAGGCGGCGGACGAGCTTGTCGACGCCCTCTACGGTCGCAACGCGCGACGCCCCCAGACCCCACACCGATAG